A window from Synechococcus sp. RSCCF101 encodes these proteins:
- a CDS encoding transglutaminase family protein translates to MQLAHELWHETAADPLAFLWQLNQRIFDRCSHEVRHQGDPYPPSVTWSSRQGSCRDMAVLFMDVCRAMGLACRFVSGYQEGDPDWEYRHLHAWVEVYLPGGGWRGYDPTHGLAVADRHIALVAAPCSRLTAPVSGNLRSGIGAVAHLEHQLSIACQAAQSPAAA, encoded by the coding sequence GTGCAACTGGCTCATGAGCTCTGGCACGAGACGGCCGCTGACCCCCTGGCCTTCCTCTGGCAACTGAACCAGCGCATCTTTGATCGCTGCAGCCATGAGGTTCGCCACCAGGGGGACCCCTATCCCCCCTCCGTCACCTGGAGCTCCCGCCAGGGCTCCTGCCGCGACATGGCGGTGCTCTTCATGGACGTGTGCCGGGCCATGGGCCTGGCCTGTCGTTTCGTGAGCGGCTACCAGGAAGGAGACCCCGATTGGGAATACCGCCACCTCCATGCCTGGGTGGAGGTGTATCTCCCCGGGGGCGGTTGGCGGGGCTATGACCCCACCCATGGCCTGGCGGTGGCCGACCGTCACATCGCCCTGGTGGCAGCCCCCTGCTCCCGCCTCACGGCTCCGGTCTCAGGGAACCTGCGATCGGGCATCGGTGCTGTCGCCCATCTGGAGCATCAGCTGAGCATTGCTTGTCAGGCGGCCCAGTCGCCTGCGGCTGCCTGA
- a CDS encoding type IV pilin protein has translation MDRFTGFLAAGSTRCSRTGSGHSHGSKPEGFTLVELVVTVAILGILSAVAIPQYLGVMDRSDRKAKVAETVAVAKECAALNAGGPAGRQVALVNPFRGYNTPFQTCGGTTPRGFQFFISERFNSPGPVTCMGEAFANARGVLIFVMNDRNTQRHFRTRLLCRAS, from the coding sequence ATGGATCGCTTCACAGGTTTCCTTGCAGCGGGTTCGACCCGCTGCAGCCGGACGGGCTCCGGCCACAGCCACGGCAGCAAGCCAGAGGGGTTCACCCTCGTGGAACTGGTGGTGACGGTGGCCATCCTCGGCATTCTCTCGGCCGTGGCGATTCCCCAGTATCTGGGAGTGATGGACCGGTCTGACCGCAAGGCAAAGGTGGCGGAGACGGTGGCTGTGGCCAAGGAATGCGCCGCGCTGAATGCTGGGGGGCCAGCAGGCAGGCAGGTGGCGTTGGTCAATCCCTTCCGGGGATACAACACTCCATTCCAGACGTGTGGCGGAACCACCCCGCGGGGTTTTCAGTTCTTCATCTCGGAGCGCTTCAATTCGCCTGGCCCTGTGACCTGCATGGGTGAAGCATTCGCCAATGCCAGAGGTGTGCTGATCTTTGTGATGAACGATCGGAACACCCAGCGACATTTCCGAACACGACTGCTCTGCCGGGCCTCGTGA
- a CDS encoding type IV pilin protein, which translates to MGHDSRGKQQAFTLVELVVTVAILGVLSAVAIPQYLGVVDRSDRKAKVAETISVAKECAVLNLGDRDGSGVALTNPVSGSSGRRQRCGDRWPGIRFFVSQRFNSPGPVECQGESFTNARGVVVFVFDFPAHLRSTGARIVCRRY; encoded by the coding sequence TTGGGCCACGACAGCCGCGGCAAGCAGCAGGCGTTCACCCTGGTGGAACTGGTGGTGACGGTGGCCATCCTCGGCGTTCTTTCGGCCGTGGCGATTCCCCAGTACCTGGGTGTGGTCGATCGTTCCGACCGGAAGGCGAAGGTGGCGGAGACGATTTCTGTGGCCAAGGAATGTGCCGTGCTGAACCTGGGCGATCGCGATGGCTCGGGCGTGGCACTGACCAATCCCGTGTCCGGCAGCAGCGGCCGGCGGCAGCGGTGTGGAGACCGTTGGCCGGGGATCCGCTTCTTCGTCTCACAGCGCTTCAACAGTCCCGGGCCTGTGGAGTGCCAGGGTGAATCGTTCACCAATGCCCGAGGTGTGGTCGTGTTCGTCTTCGACTTTCCTGCGCATCTGCGCAGTACGGGAGCGCGGATCGTCTGCCGGCGCTACTGA
- a CDS encoding flavodoxin family protein, which yields MSSAQCSGLIDQLSGSAPERYGDLKVLALNCTLNRTPVLSHTEGVIHLALKVFESVGASCELIRPVDFEIPAGLGTDMSATPEWDRDDWPQIQARIDACDILLLCTSVWLGEKTSVCNRVLERMYGYTHLVNSKGQYRDYGKVGATLITGNEDGIKHCAMNILFSLSHIGYTVPPQADAGWVGEAGPGPSYMDPGSGGPENDFTNRNTTFLAWNCLHLARLLKDAGGYPAHGNVPSQWDAGCHAGRANPEHRA from the coding sequence ATGAGCAGCGCGCAGTGTTCCGGCCTGATTGATCAGCTGAGCGGATCCGCACCGGAGCGGTACGGCGACCTGAAGGTTCTGGCGCTCAATTGCACCCTCAACCGCACACCTGTGCTCTCCCACACCGAAGGTGTGATCCACCTGGCTCTGAAGGTGTTCGAATCGGTGGGCGCCAGCTGTGAGCTGATCCGGCCGGTGGATTTTGAGATTCCGGCCGGCCTGGGCACCGACATGAGTGCAACACCGGAATGGGATCGGGATGACTGGCCGCAGATCCAGGCCAGGATCGATGCCTGCGACATCCTGCTCCTCTGCACATCGGTGTGGCTGGGAGAGAAAACCTCGGTGTGCAATCGCGTGCTTGAGCGCATGTACGGCTACACCCACCTGGTGAACAGCAAGGGCCAGTACCGCGACTACGGCAAGGTGGGAGCCACCCTGATCACGGGAAATGAGGATGGCATCAAGCACTGCGCCATGAACATCCTCTTCTCCCTGTCGCACATCGGCTATACGGTGCCTCCCCAGGCCGATGCGGGCTGGGTCGGAGAGGCCGGGCCGGGCCCCTCCTACATGGACCCGGGCTCGGGCGGACCGGAGAACGATTTCACCAACCGCAACACCACCTTCCTGGCCTGGAATTGCCTGCACCTGGCCCGGCTCCTGAAGGATGCCGGTGGCTACCCCGCCCATGGCAACGTGCCGTCCCAGTGGGACGCCGGCTGCCACGCCGGCCGTGCCAATCCCGAGCACCGGGCCTGA
- a CDS encoding DMT family transporter: protein MALLPLLAYVLLKGLENTSVRGLQRFGMSHPVDGLNPISACNLFFFALLVVGLSLVLADRTALRRELPRLGPRQLLLLLLDSLSGSLLGPLGSYMAIESLSVIEKTLVFSLVLPAAAGMARLWLREPLPRRFGLTCLLIAVGLLLVALGGEAAGGMHRLAGLLWGAVGVLGFAASAVTARLLGQQGLGIGLTSGLPSLLGALVFLVIGLVLFGAEHFVHLQLWWVAGVIGLYAITLVLGSEWSLRLAYRRFSVARVSIVGSLSIAVSVFSAALLLGEPLGLPVLLGTGLVIAAVVVAGGSAPATAALEASGSVRAQA, encoded by the coding sequence ATGGCTCTGCTGCCGCTGCTGGCCTACGTGCTGCTCAAGGGGCTGGAGAACACCAGCGTGCGGGGGTTGCAACGCTTCGGCATGAGCCATCCGGTGGATGGGCTCAATCCCATCAGTGCTTGCAACCTGTTCTTCTTCGCCCTGCTGGTGGTGGGCCTGAGCCTGGTGCTGGCGGACCGGACGGCGCTGCGACGAGAGCTGCCGCGGCTGGGTCCCCGGCAGCTGCTGCTGCTCCTGCTCGACAGCCTCAGCGGCAGCCTGCTCGGCCCCCTGGGCAGCTACATGGCGATCGAGTCGCTCTCGGTGATCGAGAAGACCCTGGTCTTCAGCCTGGTGCTCCCGGCCGCTGCCGGGATGGCCCGGCTCTGGCTGCGGGAGCCCTTGCCGCGTCGCTTCGGCCTCACCTGCCTGCTGATCGCCGTCGGTCTGCTGCTGGTGGCCCTGGGGGGCGAGGCCGCCGGAGGAATGCACCGTCTGGCCGGCCTGCTCTGGGGTGCGGTGGGCGTTCTGGGGTTCGCGGCCAGCGCCGTCACCGCCCGTCTGCTCGGCCAGCAGGGTCTGGGCATCGGCCTCACCAGCGGCCTGCCCTCGCTGCTGGGGGCCCTGGTGTTTCTGGTGATCGGGCTGGTGCTCTTCGGCGCTGAGCACTTCGTGCACCTGCAGCTCTGGTGGGTGGCGGGGGTGATCGGGCTCTACGCCATCACCCTGGTGCTCGGCAGCGAATGGAGCCTGCGGCTCGCCTATCGCCGTTTCAGCGTCGCGCGCGTGTCGATCGTGGGATCCCTCTCGATCGCCGTGTCGGTCTTCAGTGCCGCCCTGCTTCTGGGAGAGCCCCTCGGCCTGCCGGTGCTGCTGGGCACGGGCCTGGTGATCGCCGCCGTGGTGGTGGCCGGTGGCTCCGCTCCGGCCACCGCTGCGCTGGAAGCCAGCGGCAGCGTTCGCGCCCAGGCTTGA
- a CDS encoding Hsp20/alpha crystallin family protein gives MMSLRSTSPIAIFDRLEQQLQHQLQSAERLPAAELREDGERYELMLELPGVQRDAIDVQATDRSLVVSAERRNPSDTEAACEPGKGQAAGQDAVILSEFRYGTWGRSFRFPQAIQRDGISAIYRDGVLTVVAPKAQSVTSVAVQVAG, from the coding sequence ATGATGAGTCTTCGATCCACATCGCCGATCGCCATCTTTGATCGGCTCGAGCAGCAGCTCCAGCACCAACTCCAGAGTGCCGAGCGTCTGCCGGCCGCCGAGCTGCGTGAAGACGGTGAGCGTTATGAGCTGATGCTGGAACTGCCCGGTGTGCAGCGCGATGCCATCGATGTCCAGGCCACCGACCGCAGCCTGGTGGTGAGCGCCGAGCGTCGCAATCCATCAGACACCGAGGCCGCCTGCGAGCCGGGCAAGGGCCAGGCCGCAGGACAGGACGCCGTGATTCTCAGCGAGTTCCGCTACGGCACATGGGGCCGCAGCTTCCGCTTCCCGCAGGCGATCCAGCGCGATGGGATCAGCGCCATCTATCGCGATGGTGTGCTCACGGTTGTGGCTCCCAAGGCCCAGTCCGTGACATCCGTGGCTGTCCAGGTGGCTGGCTGA
- a CDS encoding SDR family oxidoreductase, which translates to MVTGANRGIGLELCRQLSARGDRVVAICRRSSPELRDLGVTRIESVDVSSDAGVAALPAALSSAGIQSVDLLINNAGLLESDAWPGIDSASLLRQFEVNAIGPLRVTEALMPLLRRGAKVGLITSRMGSIADNGSGGYYGYRMSKAALCMAGKSLSIDLKGKGIAVAILHPGMVRTEMIGFSPSGIPPAQAAEGLLARLDALTLASSGRFWHANGEELPW; encoded by the coding sequence ATGGTGACCGGGGCCAACCGGGGCATCGGCCTGGAGCTCTGCCGGCAGCTCAGCGCCCGCGGTGACCGGGTGGTGGCGATCTGCCGGCGGAGCAGCCCGGAGCTCAGGGATCTGGGCGTGACGCGCATCGAGAGCGTGGATGTGAGCAGCGACGCGGGCGTGGCCGCCCTGCCGGCGGCGCTCTCCTCAGCCGGGATCCAGTCGGTCGACCTGCTGATCAACAACGCCGGACTGCTCGAGTCGGATGCCTGGCCCGGGATCGACAGCGCCAGCCTCCTTCGCCAGTTCGAGGTCAACGCCATCGGCCCGCTGCGCGTGACCGAAGCCCTGATGCCGCTGCTGCGCCGCGGCGCGAAGGTGGGCCTGATCACGAGCCGCATGGGCTCGATCGCCGACAACGGCAGCGGGGGCTACTACGGCTACCGGATGTCGAAGGCGGCGCTGTGCATGGCCGGCAAGTCCCTGTCGATCGACCTGAAGGGGAAGGGCATCGCGGTGGCGATCCTGCATCCGGGCATGGTGCGCACCGAAATGATCGGCTTCAGCCCGAGCGGCATCCCGCCGGCACAGGCCGCTGAAGGCCTGCTGGCCCGGCTCGATGCCCTCACCCTCGCCAGCAGCGGCCGCTTCTGGCACGCCAACGGCGAGGAGCTGCCCTGGTGA
- a CDS encoding CHAD domain-containing protein has protein sequence MGASCGKSAGTLPEAGESHRALIRLLERRHALLAERLNGLMPELLAPPPKTAESEQLEADRHAVHQFRTSLRRLRSMAEAFPNHWHWAGASRLGRMARLAGAVRDLDVLLEELETCRTTNGTAMADAERSRLDRLLRTLGKRRRRARRRLARHLQRPPAWWSRLLQSDTTPTMPGDLAPSVPLLQAALMAQMARIRLASGWGDGQRPAPGSPEELALHELRKAFKRLRYQLEMWEAVRPDLRDRLLRLKRVQDALGTLQDLVIWKELLEGSQGQRADPRPLASRCPTLIGLWQERLDLAWADWCDQRHLWLETDSGFPEWWRWCLQNPGGVATLQP, from the coding sequence ATGGGCGCATCGTGCGGCAAGAGTGCCGGCACCCTGCCGGAAGCCGGAGAGAGTCACAGAGCCCTGATCCGGCTGCTGGAGCGGCGCCATGCCCTGCTGGCCGAACGCCTGAACGGGCTGATGCCGGAGTTGCTGGCCCCCCCTCCGAAAACGGCTGAGAGCGAACAACTGGAGGCCGATCGTCATGCCGTGCACCAGTTCCGCACCAGCCTGCGTCGGCTGCGATCGATGGCGGAGGCCTTCCCCAATCACTGGCACTGGGCCGGAGCATCCCGGCTCGGACGGATGGCCAGGCTGGCCGGTGCGGTGCGCGACCTCGACGTCCTGCTGGAAGAGCTGGAGACCTGCCGAACCACCAACGGCACCGCCATGGCCGACGCCGAGCGGAGCCGGCTGGACAGGCTGCTGCGCACGCTTGGGAAGCGGCGTCGGCGGGCCAGGCGCCGGCTGGCCAGGCATCTGCAGCGGCCACCCGCCTGGTGGAGCCGGCTGCTGCAGAGCGACACCACTCCAACCATGCCCGGTGATCTGGCCCCGTCCGTTCCGCTGCTGCAGGCGGCCCTGATGGCCCAGATGGCCCGCATCCGGCTCGCCAGCGGCTGGGGCGACGGCCAGCGGCCGGCCCCCGGCAGCCCGGAGGAGCTGGCCCTGCATGAGCTGCGCAAGGCGTTCAAGCGGCTGCGCTATCAGCTGGAGATGTGGGAGGCGGTACGGCCCGATCTGCGGGACCGACTGCTGCGGCTCAAGCGGGTTCAGGACGCACTCGGAACCCTGCAGGACCTCGTGATCTGGAAGGAGCTGCTCGAAGGCAGCCAGGGCCAGCGGGCCGATCCACGCCCGCTGGCCTCACGCTGTCCGACGTTGATCGGGCTCTGGCAGGAGCGCCTCGATCTGGCCTGGGCGGACTGGTGCGACCAGCGGCATCTGTGGCTCGAAACGGACTCCGGCTTCCCCGAGTGGTGGCGCTGGTGCTTGCAGAACCCGGGCGGCGTCGCCACGCTGCAGCCATGA
- a CDS encoding DUF3104 domain-containing protein, with translation MPDALNAFPEGKGPEPAEPAFLKVRVGDTVRIAGAERSSWLGTVLHTEGGARGPEVSFLQVACQDTGIVHTLSADAVLDILPG, from the coding sequence ATGCCCGACGCCCTGAACGCCTTTCCGGAAGGGAAGGGACCGGAGCCGGCCGAACCGGCCTTTCTGAAGGTGCGCGTCGGCGACACGGTGCGCATCGCCGGGGCCGAGCGTTCCAGCTGGCTGGGCACGGTGCTGCACACCGAGGGCGGGGCCCGCGGGCCGGAGGTCAGCTTTCTGCAGGTGGCCTGCCAGGACACGGGGATCGTCCACACCCTCAGTGCCGACGCGGTGCTGGACATCCTTCCCGGCTGA
- a CDS encoding CsgG/HfaB family protein, producing MAAALLPMPALASPSVSVPDFKNEVGSLVWWSPRVSRQLADALSNELTNAGGLRVVERQNLKEVLSEQELAELGIVRPDGAAAQSGQMTGAQYIILGRINGYEEGVEQKQSGSGLRFLGFGGSKTVSEAKAYVSMDLRVVDASTGEVVGARTVEGRATSTAKEKDSGGSLLPLAGLVGGLTRASGTGAYALGAAATFSYEESSSEANRTPAAKAIRAALIDGADYVNCLLVLQDGCLTAYQQQDAIRRARTRDVLQLE from the coding sequence GTGGCAGCGGCGCTGCTGCCGATGCCGGCCCTGGCGAGCCCCAGCGTCTCGGTCCCCGATTTCAAAAATGAGGTGGGCAGCCTGGTCTGGTGGAGCCCCCGGGTGAGCCGACAGCTGGCCGATGCCCTCTCCAACGAGCTGACCAATGCCGGCGGGCTGCGGGTGGTGGAACGCCAGAACCTCAAGGAGGTGCTCTCGGAGCAGGAGCTGGCGGAGCTGGGAATCGTTCGCCCCGATGGGGCAGCGGCTCAGTCGGGCCAGATGACCGGCGCCCAGTACATCATTCTCGGCCGCATCAACGGCTATGAGGAGGGTGTGGAGCAGAAGCAGTCGGGCAGCGGCCTGCGCTTCCTGGGCTTCGGTGGCTCCAAAACCGTGTCGGAGGCGAAGGCTTACGTCTCGATGGATCTGCGGGTGGTGGATGCCAGCACCGGCGAGGTGGTGGGCGCCCGGACTGTGGAGGGGAGGGCCACCAGCACCGCCAAGGAGAAGGACTCGGGCGGCTCCCTGCTTCCCCTCGCCGGCCTGGTCGGCGGCCTCACGCGGGCATCGGGAACCGGGGCCTATGCCCTTGGTGCCGCGGCCACCTTCAGTTACGAGGAATCCTCGAGCGAGGCGAACCGCACCCCGGCGGCCAAGGCCATCCGTGCGGCTCTGATCGATGGCGCCGACTACGTGAACTGCCTGCTGGTGCTGCAGGACGGCTGCCTGACGGCGTATCAGCAGCAGGACGCCATCCGGCGCGCCCGTACCCGCGACGTGCTGCAGCTGGAATGA
- a CDS encoding class I adenylate-forming enzyme family protein, translating into MSTQLQDLLQNGLNHSPDREALRTNQGCWTFAELDRLADGVAAGLSQRGVMPGDRVLWSLVNGHPALLLSLACHRLGAVAVPVATRLTAVEIAAIVKRVQPALVLVPPERRQVLSPLLSLPASAVIDADALIAEAQRSERRWAAADVPPDHPALLLFTSGSTGQPKGVLHSHRSCWTSIDTSRQALGFTEEDVVLVGKPLSHAGGLQTQLLPALMAGARVVLTMRPSPAEAVALIQRHQVSEYGLLASDLLDFVDHLEVTETRLPSLRTVIGSGDSVPHELQERFQARFGWPALEGCGMTEVGGYYAMQPLEGPRRFGSIGRPTPGTRVRLLDASGVDLAGEPDGSQAAGQVAVQSESLFLGYWQDPDATEASLSDGWLLTGDLARRDADGFLWFVGRSKLMIVRRGSNIAPAEVEEVLDDHPAIHASVVVGVPHPRDGAVPVAWVVPADPADPPTLEQLEPHFRSRLAADRHPVALLIRDDLPRNLTGKFDRQRLAEEACQRVQHRATGGPAA; encoded by the coding sequence ATGAGCACGCAGCTGCAGGATCTGCTCCAGAACGGGCTCAACCACAGCCCGGACCGGGAAGCGCTGCGCACCAACCAGGGCTGCTGGACCTTCGCGGAGCTCGACCGGCTCGCGGATGGCGTCGCAGCCGGGCTGAGCCAACGCGGCGTGATGCCCGGGGACCGGGTGCTCTGGAGCCTTGTGAATGGTCATCCGGCGCTGCTGCTGTCCCTGGCCTGCCATCGCCTCGGAGCGGTGGCGGTGCCGGTGGCCACACGGCTCACGGCGGTGGAGATCGCCGCCATCGTGAAGCGGGTCCAGCCGGCTCTGGTGCTGGTGCCCCCGGAGCGCCGGCAGGTCCTCAGCCCGCTGCTCTCCCTGCCCGCCTCGGCGGTGATCGATGCCGATGCGCTGATCGCAGAGGCCCAGCGGTCGGAGCGCCGCTGGGCGGCCGCCGACGTTCCGCCGGATCATCCCGCTCTGCTGCTGTTCACCTCGGGCAGCACCGGGCAGCCCAAGGGCGTGCTGCACAGCCACAGGAGCTGCTGGACCTCGATCGACACTAGCCGGCAGGCCCTCGGGTTCACTGAGGAGGACGTGGTTCTGGTGGGCAAGCCCCTGTCCCACGCCGGCGGGCTGCAGACCCAGTTGCTGCCGGCACTCATGGCCGGTGCCCGGGTGGTGCTGACCATGCGGCCCAGTCCGGCCGAGGCGGTGGCTCTGATCCAGCGCCATCAGGTGAGCGAGTACGGCCTTCTCGCCAGTGACCTGCTCGATTTCGTCGACCACCTGGAGGTCACGGAAACCCGGCTGCCGAGCCTCCGCACCGTGATCGGTTCGGGCGACAGCGTTCCCCATGAGTTGCAGGAGCGGTTCCAGGCGCGGTTCGGCTGGCCCGCGCTCGAGGGTTGCGGGATGACCGAGGTGGGTGGCTACTACGCCATGCAGCCCCTGGAGGGTCCACGCCGCTTCGGCTCGATCGGCCGGCCCACGCCGGGGACCCGTGTGCGCCTTCTCGATGCGAGCGGAGTCGACCTGGCGGGCGAGCCCGATGGATCCCAGGCCGCCGGCCAGGTGGCGGTGCAGAGCGAGTCCCTCTTTCTCGGCTACTGGCAGGACCCTGATGCCACCGAAGCCAGCCTCAGCGACGGCTGGCTGCTCACCGGCGATCTGGCCCGCCGGGACGCCGACGGCTTTCTCTGGTTCGTGGGCCGCTCCAAGCTGATGATCGTGCGCCGCGGCTCCAACATCGCCCCGGCGGAGGTGGAGGAGGTGCTCGACGACCATCCCGCCATCCATGCGTCGGTGGTGGTGGGTGTGCCCCATCCCAGGGATGGGGCGGTGCCGGTGGCCTGGGTGGTGCCGGCCGATCCCGCCGATCCCCCCACTCTGGAGCAACTCGAGCCGCACTTCCGCTCACGCCTGGCGGCCGACCGTCATCCGGTGGCCCTGCTGATCCGGGATGATCTGCCCCGCAACCTCACCGGCAAGTTCGACCGGCAGCGGCTGGCGGAGGAGGCATGTCAACGCGTGCAGCACAGGGCCACCGGCGGCCCTGCGGCCTGA
- a CDS encoding thioredoxin family protein: MARTSGIRHQALWGLALAATAGVLLSLVKGGSSPAEARGGTPSENSTSSLGEALNPSTPEQKALVEHLRKSGALFYGAWWCPACFQQKNLFGKEAGNRLPYVECDKTDAGRERCREAEIRAFPTWILSNGERLVGVQSLEDLMQATGFQGN, from the coding sequence ATGGCTCGGACCTCCGGCATCCGGCACCAGGCCCTCTGGGGCCTCGCCCTGGCTGCAACAGCCGGCGTGCTGCTCTCCCTGGTGAAGGGCGGATCAAGCCCCGCCGAAGCGCGTGGCGGCACACCTTCCGAGAACAGCACCAGCAGCCTGGGAGAGGCGCTCAACCCCTCCACTCCGGAGCAGAAGGCGCTGGTGGAGCACCTGCGCAAGAGCGGCGCTCTGTTCTATGGGGCCTGGTGGTGCCCAGCCTGCTTTCAGCAGAAGAATCTCTTCGGCAAGGAGGCCGGCAACAGGCTCCCCTACGTGGAATGCGACAAGACGGATGCAGGCCGCGAGCGCTGCCGTGAGGCCGAGATCCGCGCGTTCCCGACCTGGATCCTGAGCAATGGAGAGCGGCTTGTGGGTGTGCAGTCCCTCGAGGATCTGATGCAGGCAACGGGCTTCCAGGGCAACTGA
- a CDS encoding cation:dicarboxylate symporter family transporter encodes MIRSLWHRYSAAPLSSKILIGIVSGVIAGLLLRERADALAPIGNAFLRLFQMPVIPYIVVSIICSIGRLERQQARATFLGSVGVLLGMWAVSLLLVVAVPAAFPDWQSATYFSSSQLEPPPDLDLVELFIPVNPFNALAEAVVPSVVLFSIAVGVALIGVEGKDTTIEVLRRTGDALLKVTQVVARFTPVGVFAIVARAVGTLPTEAFGRIQVYVVLQALLALSLSLWVLPAAVATFTRLRYGLLLRAFRAPLLTAFATGNLLIVLPLLADRCILLLEELPDPGSGSEEQDPGARRAAIAAPVELLIPLSFVFPTMGKLLSLAFIPYAAWTTGQTLPPESVPVFLITGLASFFGDGILAMRYLLGILSMPADLVELYITIDQVSAARFGTLLAGMSTVTLALLGTSAIRGTCRRPGRHLARFIGLSVLLLLSVILATREGFQRLASDPYIKGEELAGRGFALAPGELAPVLTTPPAEASGVLTAPLRVCLEEESVPLSYRNRAGERVGLDVELARLMAADLGRPLLLHPGPAAAKAPCAVEAISLVITPERAAARRMSRPLRKETVAFLVTDQEVGRFSSIAALAASGPLRIGLVNASRFGLQRMGHLLPNARFVESESVAELMEQVKSGRLDALLTAAESGASLTVLDPRFSMAIPRPLIQVPVGWTVAGDDPDLLRAVNAWIELRRLDGTIDELSRHWLEGVPPDRAR; translated from the coding sequence GTGATCCGTTCGCTCTGGCATCGCTACTCCGCCGCTCCTCTGAGCAGCAAGATCCTCATCGGCATCGTTTCGGGAGTGATCGCGGGCCTGCTGCTGCGGGAACGGGCCGACGCACTGGCGCCGATCGGGAACGCCTTCCTGCGGCTGTTCCAGATGCCCGTGATCCCCTACATCGTGGTGTCGATCATCTGCAGCATCGGCAGGCTCGAGCGGCAGCAGGCCCGTGCCACCTTCCTCGGCAGCGTCGGGGTGCTGCTCGGCATGTGGGCCGTGAGCCTGCTGCTGGTGGTGGCTGTTCCTGCCGCCTTCCCGGACTGGCAATCCGCCACGTATTTCAGCAGCAGTCAGCTGGAGCCGCCACCGGATCTGGATCTGGTGGAGCTGTTCATTCCGGTGAATCCCTTCAACGCCCTGGCGGAGGCGGTGGTGCCCTCCGTGGTGCTGTTCTCGATCGCCGTCGGCGTGGCACTGATCGGTGTGGAGGGCAAGGACACCACCATCGAGGTGCTGCGGCGCACGGGGGACGCGCTGCTCAAGGTGACCCAGGTGGTGGCCCGGTTCACTCCGGTCGGTGTGTTCGCGATCGTGGCCCGAGCCGTGGGCACCCTGCCCACGGAGGCCTTCGGTCGGATTCAGGTCTATGTGGTGCTGCAGGCCCTGCTGGCCCTCAGCCTGAGTCTGTGGGTGCTTCCCGCGGCGGTCGCCACGTTCACACGGTTGCGCTACGGGCTGTTGCTGAGGGCGTTCCGGGCACCCCTGCTCACCGCCTTCGCCACCGGCAACCTGCTGATTGTGTTGCCGCTGCTGGCGGATCGCTGCATCCTCCTGCTGGAGGAGCTGCCCGACCCGGGGAGCGGCAGTGAGGAGCAGGACCCGGGGGCGCGACGGGCAGCGATCGCCGCACCGGTGGAGCTGCTGATCCCCCTGTCGTTCGTGTTTCCCACGATGGGGAAGCTTCTGTCGCTGGCGTTCATCCCCTACGCAGCCTGGACGACCGGCCAGACGTTGCCGCCGGAGAGTGTGCCGGTGTTTCTGATCACCGGTCTGGCGAGTTTCTTCGGCGATGGCATCCTCGCCATGCGCTATCTGCTCGGCATCCTTTCGATGCCGGCCGATCTGGTGGAGCTCTACATCACCATCGATCAGGTCTCCGCCGCACGATTCGGCACACTTCTGGCGGGCATGTCCACCGTGACGCTGGCCCTTCTCGGTACCAGCGCCATCCGGGGCACCTGCCGCCGGCCCGGACGGCATCTGGCCCGGTTCATCGGCCTGAGCGTGCTGCTGCTGCTCTCGGTGATCCTGGCCACCCGCGAGGGCTTTCAGCGTCTGGCCAGCGACCCCTACATCAAGGGCGAGGAACTGGCTGGCCGGGGCTTCGCGTTGGCGCCGGGCGAGCTGGCGCCCGTGCTGACCACGCCTCCTGCCGAGGCTTCCGGCGTGCTCACCGCTCCCCTGCGGGTCTGCCTGGAGGAGGAGAGCGTGCCCCTGTCGTATCGCAACCGTGCCGGGGAACGGGTGGGCCTGGATGTGGAGCTGGCGCGTCTGATGGCCGCCGACCTGGGCCGGCCGCTGCTCCTGCACCCGGGGCCGGCAGCGGCGAAGGCACCCTGCGCTGTGGAGGCGATCTCGCTGGTGATCACGCCCGAGCGGGCTGCGGCCCGTCGCATGTCCAGGCCGTTGCGGAAGGAAACCGTGGCGTTTCTGGTCACCGATCAGGAGGTGGGGCGGTTCAGTTCGATTGCTGCGCTGGCCGCCAGCGGGCCGCTGCGCATCGGACTGGTGAACGCCAGCCGCTTCGGCCTGCAGCGGATGGGCCACCTGCTGCCCAATGCCCGCTTCGTGGAGAGCGAGAGCGTGGCCGAACTGATGGAGCAGGTGAAGAGCGGCCGGCTCGATGCGCTGCTCACCGCCGCCGAAAGCGGGGCGTCGCTCACCGTGCTCGATCCGAGGTTCAGCATGGCCATCCCCCGGCCGCTGATTCAGGTCCCCGTGGGCTGGACGGTCGCCGGCGACGATCCCGACCTGCTGCGGGCGGTCAATGCCTGGATCGAGCTGCGCCGTCTCGACGGCACCATCGACGAGCTGAGCCGCCATTGGCTGGAAGGTGTTCCTCCCGATCGCGCGCGTTGA